One part of the Augochlora pura isolate Apur16 chromosome 3, APUR_v2.2.1, whole genome shotgun sequence genome encodes these proteins:
- the LOC144468212 gene encoding uncharacterized protein LOC144468212 has protein sequence MIYQPNHQTPTMSSARKTSPRPQRRSLQASSGKCVNAKAKRGNDRTGNEDRCRGRCRVQWSEKHVKEGLVLVQETQLARVVKTGPISEHYEIDPKPFANGQWAKVYRCRSRSTGILYAAKYSSRNRFNADCSAELRHEIALLSLCSQSPRVVRLHDVYETPKEIILVMEYAPGGDLQTLIDGDLVPLEGDVVHFVRQLVEGLAYLHERNIAHLDIKPQNLVMMGSFPECEVKLCDFEISRVVLEGTEVREILGTPDYVAPEILHYEPITLAADMWSLGVTTYVLLTGFSPFGGETDQETFQNISLGEVDFPEELFGDISAQAKDFVAKLLVLDPSARMTAKQCLRHDWLRGAPTQASPHLRRYLSKSREILLERVVSRENLRRAALLSQASSQANLSSSDAHEPNHCDQSLQDCLLSQSEMCLSHRLTGSRSSLEGSEGFPSPAESRTSLNSSRTNLSCASQSCLLNKEQTQGLLSRAQSRSQANLNHGPSRGLLSRIRSLNRIQSQACLLNGNPSATSNSLQTRMIINPVISHSREKLYGLRSLSKSQGVLDIYRSLECLRRRRKSYQRAKTEDMLPIFKRLGAEIDASNSSNVSDASIVTACDANDILDLTNSSEPRILPDDNETNSVAELEPSNTTVATTDITTNMTSVTTDDIEAIENDAANAGNEPNESEENFDSLKSIESDTLTEDSDESPVNRKPEPNLIAGRHPCQRQHSDASSHSNNSATSDDKEDRSTESETDEPKYTVAQLVSAFNKHQEVASKSSLEAIMTEKRINEVTFPTGTKALRLFIPDIDITETKIVRRKTSYKPRKNWEELRKKDEKNEGLLKRFDRDSGNEDDEEDEETDETAEKTHDKVNTTMTVSEDGSSDEKKPIVRVTIESSDKEDAATTQNRWPILPPIEINGDSIFTENMDVRDNVDTRIDEKYKRCVKGARMNATATTFVDRPFLGNSTCQKERLPNYIFSEITCHARDASRNATPKKTSSAIPNGKSGRKAPTEKDRSRPTYNAECANVNLKDILQRVDSSQYTPKENLENLRKRTSIAKIIVNDNLSCESQEAPPGNSSRARSEPPTSLYRKEENGKTKLDAPASIVRSCSMSSDSSCQTPCSVQSEVTGVSWEETQSVPSEKEDTAGKLRKRNDARTSNEGRGKQSAEDKRLWGRVCTGSYSRAMEKFSKNSDANKTAKSVGQTNGAQPSEKTRRKSSPAMPQCISP, from the exons ATGATCTACCAGCCGAACCACCAGACGCCGACCATGTCGTCCGCGAGGAAAACCTCCCCGCGACCCCAGCGACGGAGCCTGCAGGCCTCGTCGGGCAAGTGCGTGAACGCGAAGGCGAAACGCGGGAACGACAGGACCGGGAACGAGGATCGGTGCAGGGGCCGGTGCAGGGTACAGTGGAGCGAGAAGCACGTGAAGGAGGGCCTGGTGCTCGTGCAGGAGACCCAGCTTGCCAGAGTGGTGAAGACCGGACCCATTTCGGAGCACTACGAGATCGACCCGAAGCCGTTCGCAAA CGGACAATGGGCGAAAGTGTACCGGTGCAGGTCGCGATCGACCGGCATCCTCTACGCCGCGAAATACTCGTCCAGGAACAGATTCAACGCGGACTGCAGCGCCGAATTGAGACACGAGATCGCCCTGCTGTCGCTCTGCTCTCAATCGCCGCGGGTCGTCCGGCTGCACGACGTCTACGAGACGCCCAAGGAGATTATCCTGGTGATGGAATA CGCTCCGGGTGGCGATCTGCAGACGCTCATCGACGGCGATTTGGTGCCCCTCGAAGGTGACGTGGTGCACTTTGTCAGACAGCTAGTAGAAGGACTTGCCTACCTCCACGAGAGAAATATTGCCCATTTGGACATCAAG CCGCAAAATTTAGTGATGATGGGCAGCTTCCCGGAGTGCGAGGTGAAGCTCTGCGACTTCGAGATCTCGAGGGTGGTCCTGGAGGGGACGGAGGTGCGTGAGATCCTCGGGACGCCGGATTACGTGG CGCCCGAGATCCTCCATTACGAGCCGATCACGTTGGCGGCCGATATGTG GTCCCTGGGCGTGACGACCTACGTTCTCCTGACGGGATTCTCTCCTTTCGGCGGTGAAACCGATCAGGAAACCTTTCAGAATATATCGCTGGGCGAGGTGGACTTCCCGGAGGAGCTCTTCGGTGATATTTCGGCGCAGGCGAAGGATTTCGTCGCCAAGCTGTTGGTGCTGGACCCAAG TGCACGGATGACGGCGAAACAATGCCTGCGTCACGACTGGTTGCGCGGCGCACCCACACAAGCGTCGCCCCACCTGAGACGATACCTGTCGAAATCGAGGGAGATCCTGCTCGAGCGGGTTGTCAGCCGCGAGAATCTGCGACGGGCGGCTCTTTTGAGCCAGGCGAGCAGCCAAGCGAATCTGTCGTCGAGCGACGCGCACGAGCCGAATCATTGCGACCAGAGCTTGCAGGACTGTCTGCTGAGTCAAAGCGAGATGTGCCTGAGTCACCGGCTGACCGGAAGCCGATCTAGTCTCGAGGGTAGCGAAGGTTTCCCGAGCCCGGCGGAGTCGCGGACCAGCCTGAACTCATCCAGGACCAATTTGAGTTGCGCCAGTCAGAGCTGCCTGCTGAACAAAGAGCAGACGCAAGGCTTGCTGAGTCGCGCTCAAAGCCGGTCGCAGGCGAATCTGAATCACGGTCCGAGCCGAGGACTGCTGTCGCGAATACGAAGCCTGAATCGAATCCAATCGCAGGCGTGTTTGCTGAACGGAAACCCCTCGGCAACCTCGAACTCGTTGCAAACGCGAATGATAATCAACCCGGTGATCAGCCATTCCCGCGAGAAACTGTACGGGCTAAGATCGTTGTCCAAGTCCCAAGGGGTTTTGGATATATACAGAAGCCTCGAGTGTCTCAGACGAAGACGGAAGAGCTACCAGCGCGCCAAGACCGAGGATATGCTGCCGATCTTTAAGCGTCTCGGCGCCGAGATCGACGCGTCCAATTCGTCGAACGTTTCGGACGCGTCGATCGTGACCGCCTGCGACGCGAACGATATCTTGGACTTGACGAACTCGAGCGAGCCGAGGATACTTCCCGACGACAACGAAACCAACAGCGTGGCCGAGCTAGAGCCATCGAACACGACCGTTGCTACGACCGATATTACGACCAATATGACCAGTGTTACGACCGACGACATCGAAGCCATCGAGAACGACGCGGCCAACGCCGGAAACGAACCGAACGAGTCCGAGGAGAACTTCGACTCTCTGAAGTCCATCGAATCGGACACGCTGACCGAAGACTCCGACGAGAGTCCGGTGAATCGTAAACCAGAACCGAATCTGATAGCCGGCAGGCATCCGTGCCAGCGGCAGCACTCTGACGCCTCGAGCCATTCGAACAACTCCGCGACTTCGGACGACAAAGAGGACCGATCGACGGAGTCCGAGACCGACGAACCAAAGTACACCGTGGCGCAGCTCGTTTCCGCGTTCAACAAGCACCAAGAGGTGGCCTCGAAGTCCAGCTTGGAAGCGATCATGACCGAGAAGAGAATCAACGAGGTCACGTTCCCTACCGGGACGAAAGCTCTGAGGCTCTTTATCCCGGACATCGACATCACGGAGACCAAGATCGTGCGGCGAAAGACGAGCTACAAGCCGCGGAAGAATTGGGAGGAGCTCAGGAAGAAGGACGAGAAGAACGAGGGCTTGCTGAAAAGGTTCGACCGTGATTCGGGCaacgaggacgacgaggaaGACGAGGAGACCGACGAGACTGCGGAGAAGACGCATGACAAGGTGAACACGACTATGACCGTTTCCGAAGATGGAAGCAGCGACGAGAAGAAGCCGATCGTTCGAGTTACGATAGAGAGCAGCGACAAGGAGGACGCTGCGACGACTCAGAACCGGTGGCCGATCTTGCCGCCGATCGAGATCAACGGCGACTCTATTTTCACGGAGAACATGGACGTCCGGGACAACGTGGACACCAGGATCGACGAGAAGTACAAGCGGTGTGTGAAAGGTGCTCGAATGAACGCGACCGCGACCACATTCGTCGACCGACCGTTCCTTGGGAACTCGACCTGTCAAAAAGAAAGACTgccaaattacatattttcgGAAATAACCTGCCACGCCAGAGACGCGTCTCGCAACGCGACGCCGAAGAAGACGTCGTCCGCGATCCCGAACGGGAAGAGCGGTCGAAAAGCGCCGACCGAGAAGGACCGGTCGAGACCGACGTATAACGCGGAGTGCGCGAACGTGAATCTGAAGGATATCTTGCAGAGGGTGGACAGTTCTCAATACACGCCGAAGGAGAATCTGGAGAATTTGAGAAAGAGGACGTCGATCGCCAAGATAATCGTGAACGACAATTTGAGCTGCGAAAGTCAAGAGGCGCCACCCGGGAATTCTTCTCGGGCAAGGAGCGAGCCGCCTACGAGCTTGTATCGCAAGGAGGAGAATGGCAAGACGAAGCTGGACGCGCCAGCTTCTATCGTCAGATCGTGTTCTATGTCGAGCGATAGCAGCTGTCAGACACCTTGCAGCGTGCAATCGGAAGTGACCGGAGTCTCGTGGGAGGAAACGCAGTCGGTCCCTTCGGAGAAGGAGGACACCGCTGGCAAGCTCCGGAAGAGGAACGACGCGAGAACTTCGAACGAGGGACGAGGCAAACAATCCGCGGAGGACAAACGGCTCTGGGGCCGAGTTTGCACGGGCTCTTACAGCAGAGCCATGGAGAAGTTCAGCAAGAACAGCGACGCGAACAAAACTGCGAAGTCTGTCGGCCAAACGAACGGTGCTCAGCCGAGCGAGAAGACCAGAAGGAAAAGCAGCCCCGCCATGCCGCAATGCATCAGCCCATAG
- the LOC144468213 gene encoding ATP-dependent RNA helicase DDX42 translates to MSYHRGGGNKPKGFGFAGFQMTGTKRSGSNIPPPPPNSTLSKQGYHTMNSITENALSACWGMPKKRSKTEEEYFEDDDDPPASSLEYIPAPGSPTYDLMKKSAPKEDSDSEEDPLDAFMAGIDAEVKRNTYEAQLAEDERKEDKSKGFRADIDGEDDEESYYRYMEENPTAGLQQEESDQEIEYDEDGNPIAPPKKKEIDPLPPVDHSEIQYESFEKNFYNVHEEIANLKKQQVDDLRKTLGIKVSGPSPPNPVTSFGHFGFDDALIKSIRKNEYTQPTPIQAQAVPAALSGRDIIGIAKTGSGKTAAFIWPMLVHIMDQRELKAGDGPIGLILAPTRELSQQIYQEARKFGKVYNIQVCCCYGGGSKWEQSKALEGGAEIVVATPGRMIDLVKMKATNLTRVSFLVLDEADRMFDMGFEPQVRSICNHVRPDRQTLLFSATFKKRVEKLARDVLTDPVRIVQGDVGEANADVTQHVIVFNNNPIGKWTWLLQNLVEFLSAGSLLIFVTKKLNAEELANNLKLKEFDVLLLHGDMDQIERNKVITAFKKKDVSTLVATDVAARGLDIPHIKTVVNYDVARDIDTHTHRIGRTGRAGEKGTAYTLVTEKDKEFAGHLVRNLEGANQEVPKSLMDLAMQSAWFRKSRFKGGKGKSLNVGGAGLGFRGRPDASPTSSGGSSSQATKDISEVVKKLERHGPGSDRLSAMKAAFRSQYNSQFRASSDHTWEQTITPPSVIMPPPPPVPPKPNTEQSRNQENQAANATGERRRVRKSRWE, encoded by the exons ATGAGTTATCACCGTGGAGGAGGTAACAAGCCTAAAGGATTTGGCTTTGCGGGCTTCCAAATGACTGGCACTAAGAGAAGCGGCTCTAATAtaccgcctcctcctcctaacTCGACACTGAGCAAGCAAGGCTATCATACTATGAACTCCATCACAGAGAATGCTTTATCGGCTTGTTGGGGCATGCCAAAGAAACGTAGTAAAACTGAAGAAGA ATACTTtgaggacgacgacgatccTCCAGCATCCTCATTGGAGTATATCCCAGCCCCGGGATCTCCTACTTACGACTTGATGAAGAAGTCTGCACCTAAAGAGGATAGTGACAGCGAAGAGGATCCATTGGACGCTTTCATGGCCGGTATCGACGCGGAAGTGAAGAGAAATACTTATGAGGCTCAGCTAGCAGAGGACGAGCGCAAGGAGGACAAATCGAAAGGGTTCAGAGCGGATATAGACGGAGAGGACGACGAGGAGAGTTACTACAG GTACATGGAGGAGAATCCGACCGCCGGTCTGCAACAAGAGGAGTCCGATCAGGAGATCGAGTATGATGAGGACGGGAATCCAATTGCACcgccgaaaaaaaaggagattGATCCTCTACCACCAGTTGATCACAGCGAGATACAATATGAATCGTTTGAGAAAAACTTTTATAATGTTCACGAGGAGATCGCTAACTTAAAGAAGCAACAGGTTGATGACTTGAGAAAGACTCTGGGTATCAAAGTGTCGGGGCCTTCTCCACCGAATCCGGTCACCAGTTTCGGACATTTCGGTTTCGATGACGCGCTGATCAAATCGATCAGGAAAAACGAGTATACCCAACCTACCCCCATTCAAGCCCAAGCTGTCCCTGCCGCACTGAGCGGCAGGGACATTATTGGTATTGCAAAAACGGGTAGCGGTAAAACTGCGGCATTTATTTGGCCCATGTTGGTTCACATTATGGATCAGCGGGAGCTGAAGGCCGGCGACGGGCCTATTGGATTGATTCTCGCTCCGACGAGAGAACTGTCCCAACAG ATATATCAAGAGGCGAGAAAGTTCGGCAaagtatacaatattcaaGTGTGCTGCTGCTACGGAGGTGGCAGCAAGTGGGAGCAGAGCAAAGCGTTAGAAGGAGGTGCGGAAATAGTTGTCGCTACGCCAGGCAGAATGATAGACTTAGTTAAAATGAAGGCAACGAATCTGACCAGAGTCTCATTCCTCGTATTGGACGAAGCCGATCGGATGTTCGACATGGGTTTCG AACCGCAGGTGCGTTCTATATGCAACCACGTTAGGCCCGACAGACAAACGTTGTTGTTCAGCGCGACTTTTAAAAAGAGGGTGGAGAAGCTTGCAAGGGATGTTTTAACGGACCCGGTCAGAATAGTCCAAGGCGATGTCGGCGAAGCGAACGCTGACGTCACTCAGCATGTGATAGTCTTTAATAATAACCCAATCGGCAAGTGGACTTGGTTATTGCAGAACCTGGTAGAATTTCTGAGCGCCGGTAGTCTACTGATCTTTGTAACGAAAAAG TTAAACGCGGAAGAGCTCGCGAACAATCTTAAGTTAAAAGAATTCGATGTTTTACTGCTCCACGGTGACATGGATCAGATCGAGAGGAACAAAGTGATAACAGCTTTCAAGAAGAAAGATGTCAGCACGTTGGTGGCTACCGATGTCGCTG CCCGTGGTTTGGACATTCCACATATCAAAACGGTCGTCAATTACGACGTCGCGCGAGACATAGATACCCACACGCACAGAATAGGTAGAACCGGCCGAGCAGGCGAGAAGGGTACCGCTTACACGCTCGTCACGGAGAAGGACAAAGAGTTCGCTGGACACTTGGTACGAAACTTGGAGGGAGCGAATCAGGAGGTACCAAAGAGTCTGATGGATCTAGCGATGCAGAGCGCTTGGTTCCGGAAGTCTAGGTTCAAGGGCGGTAAAGGAAAAAGCTTGAACGTCGGAGGAGCTGGACTTGGGTTCAGGGGTCGGCCGGACGCGTCTCCGACATCG AGCGGAGGTTCTTCTTCGCAAGCCACGAAAGATATAAGCGAGGTTGTGAAAAAGTTGGAAAGGCACGGGCCCGGTAGCGATCGTTTATCCGCAATGAAAGCCGCTTTCCGCAGTCAATATAATTCTCAG TTCCGGGCATCGTCGGATCACACGTGGGAACAAACTATAACTCCGCCTTCTGTGATAATGCCTCCACCGCCGCCGGTCCCACCGAAACCAAATACGGAGCAATCGCGGAATCAAGAGAACCAAGCTGCGAACGCGACcggagagaggagaagagtGAGAAAGAGTCGATGGGAATAA
- the Csn7 gene encoding COP9 signalosome subunit 7 isoform X2 produces MVYPSAGNIRLTSDENLTKTLIDSRKIYLAFECFLKTGLSQTYTIVYIQLLAYTSKHIQWKKLFSIYKHQTESKMTGSTTTEKSANNPLEQFVLLAKTVKGTAAAELIKQAVETPGVHVFGELLDMPNIKELESGPYVQYWNTLNLFAYGTYRKYLENKDKVLELTPTQKKKLQHLTIVTLATKSRCIPYSVLLDELDIKNVRDLEDLIIEAIYADIIHGKLDQKNSQLEVDYAGLGRDVRAADSRVVAETCAAWGEACDMVLTCIEDQVVRANHEKQKATNHKERIQRDIANIKKSLVVQIVGGGVQEADMPGGSSGAGGSESSREALSIPPDLKKKQIKIKGSTNPVRHHEMNDESK; encoded by the exons ATGGTGTATCCCAGTGCCGGCAACATTCGCTTAACGTCAGACGAGAACTTGACAAAGACCCTAATCGATTCAAGGAAAATATATCTTGCCTTCGAGTGTTTCCTTAAAACGGGGTTATCGCA GACTTACACCATTGTATATATTCAGTTACTTGCATACACTTCAAAGCATATTCAgtggaaaaagttattttctatttataaacatCAAACCGA GAGCAAGATGACTGGCAGTACCACCACTGAAAAATCTGCTAACAACCCCTTGGAGCAGTTTGTACTGCTTGCGAAAACTGTCAAAGGGACAGCTGCCGCAGAACTAATAAAACAAGCCGTAGAAACACCAGGTGTTCATGTATTTGGAGAGTTGTTAGATATGCCCAATATTAAAGAGCTAGAGAGTGGGCCATACGTTCAATACTGGAATACTTTGAACTTATTTGCATATGGTAcctatagaaaatatttagagaacAAAGATAAGGTTTTGGAGCTAACACCCACACAGAAAAAGAAGCTGCAGCATTTAACTATTGTAACACTAGCCACAAAATCTAGATGTATACCATACTCTGTGCTCCTCGACGAGCTAGATATAAAGAATGTTAGGGACTTAGAGGATTTAATAATTGAGGCCATTTATGCTGACATTATACATGGCAAGCTAGACCAAAAGAATTCACAGTTAGAAGTAGATTATGCAGGATTGGGAAGAGATGTTAGAGCAGCCGATAGCAGAGTGGTGGCTGAAACGTGTGCTGCTTGGGGTGAAGCTTGTGACATGGTGCTAACATGTATTGAAGACCAAGTTGTTAGAGCTAATCATGAGAAGCAGAAAGCCACTAATCACAAAGAAAGAATACAAAGGGAT ATTGCCAATATTAAGAAGTCATTGGTAGTTCAAATTGTTGGAGGTGGAGTGCAGGAGGCTGATATGCCTGGAGGTAGTTCTGGGGCTGGAGGAAGTGAATCTAGTAGAGAAGCATTATCAATTCCTCCAGATCTAAAGAAGAAGCAAATAAAGATCAAAG GATCCACTAACCCGGTAAGGCACCATGAAATGAACGATGAATCGAAATGA
- the Csn7 gene encoding COP9 signalosome subunit 7 isoform X1, whose product MVYPSAGNIRLTSDENLTKTLIDSRKIYLAFECFLKTGLSQTYTIVYIQLLAYTSKHIQWKKLFSIYKHQTESKMTGSTTTEKSANNPLEQFVLLAKTVKGTAAAELIKQAVETPGVHVFGELLDMPNIKELESGPYVQYWNTLNLFAYGTYRKYLENKDKVLELTPTQKKKLQHLTIVTLATKSRCIPYSVLLDELDIKNVRDLEDLIIEAIYADIIHGKLDQKNSQLEVDYAGLGRDVRAADSRVVAETCAAWGEACDMVLTCIEDQVVRANHEKQKATNHKERIQRDIANIKKSLVVQIVGGGVQEADMPGGSSGAGGSESSREALSIPPDLKKKQIKIKGMKSSGSTNPVRHHEMNDESK is encoded by the exons ATGGTGTATCCCAGTGCCGGCAACATTCGCTTAACGTCAGACGAGAACTTGACAAAGACCCTAATCGATTCAAGGAAAATATATCTTGCCTTCGAGTGTTTCCTTAAAACGGGGTTATCGCA GACTTACACCATTGTATATATTCAGTTACTTGCATACACTTCAAAGCATATTCAgtggaaaaagttattttctatttataaacatCAAACCGA GAGCAAGATGACTGGCAGTACCACCACTGAAAAATCTGCTAACAACCCCTTGGAGCAGTTTGTACTGCTTGCGAAAACTGTCAAAGGGACAGCTGCCGCAGAACTAATAAAACAAGCCGTAGAAACACCAGGTGTTCATGTATTTGGAGAGTTGTTAGATATGCCCAATATTAAAGAGCTAGAGAGTGGGCCATACGTTCAATACTGGAATACTTTGAACTTATTTGCATATGGTAcctatagaaaatatttagagaacAAAGATAAGGTTTTGGAGCTAACACCCACACAGAAAAAGAAGCTGCAGCATTTAACTATTGTAACACTAGCCACAAAATCTAGATGTATACCATACTCTGTGCTCCTCGACGAGCTAGATATAAAGAATGTTAGGGACTTAGAGGATTTAATAATTGAGGCCATTTATGCTGACATTATACATGGCAAGCTAGACCAAAAGAATTCACAGTTAGAAGTAGATTATGCAGGATTGGGAAGAGATGTTAGAGCAGCCGATAGCAGAGTGGTGGCTGAAACGTGTGCTGCTTGGGGTGAAGCTTGTGACATGGTGCTAACATGTATTGAAGACCAAGTTGTTAGAGCTAATCATGAGAAGCAGAAAGCCACTAATCACAAAGAAAGAATACAAAGGGAT ATTGCCAATATTAAGAAGTCATTGGTAGTTCAAATTGTTGGAGGTGGAGTGCAGGAGGCTGATATGCCTGGAGGTAGTTCTGGGGCTGGAGGAAGTGAATCTAGTAGAGAAGCATTATCAATTCCTCCAGATCTAAAGAAGAAGCAAATAAAGATCAAAGGTATGAAAAGCAGTG GATCCACTAACCCGGTAAGGCACCATGAAATGAACGATGAATCGAAATGA
- the Csn7 gene encoding COP9 signalosome subunit 7 isoform X4, producing MVYPSAGNIRLTSDENLTKTLIDSRKIYLAFECFLKTGLSQSKMTGSTTTEKSANNPLEQFVLLAKTVKGTAAAELIKQAVETPGVHVFGELLDMPNIKELESGPYVQYWNTLNLFAYGTYRKYLENKDKVLELTPTQKKKLQHLTIVTLATKSRCIPYSVLLDELDIKNVRDLEDLIIEAIYADIIHGKLDQKNSQLEVDYAGLGRDVRAADSRVVAETCAAWGEACDMVLTCIEDQVVRANHEKQKATNHKERIQRDIANIKKSLVVQIVGGGVQEADMPGGSSGAGGSESSREALSIPPDLKKKQIKIKGMKSSGSTNPVRHHEMNDESK from the exons ATGGTGTATCCCAGTGCCGGCAACATTCGCTTAACGTCAGACGAGAACTTGACAAAGACCCTAATCGATTCAAGGAAAATATATCTTGCCTTCGAGTGTTTCCTTAAAACGGGGTTATCGCA GAGCAAGATGACTGGCAGTACCACCACTGAAAAATCTGCTAACAACCCCTTGGAGCAGTTTGTACTGCTTGCGAAAACTGTCAAAGGGACAGCTGCCGCAGAACTAATAAAACAAGCCGTAGAAACACCAGGTGTTCATGTATTTGGAGAGTTGTTAGATATGCCCAATATTAAAGAGCTAGAGAGTGGGCCATACGTTCAATACTGGAATACTTTGAACTTATTTGCATATGGTAcctatagaaaatatttagagaacAAAGATAAGGTTTTGGAGCTAACACCCACACAGAAAAAGAAGCTGCAGCATTTAACTATTGTAACACTAGCCACAAAATCTAGATGTATACCATACTCTGTGCTCCTCGACGAGCTAGATATAAAGAATGTTAGGGACTTAGAGGATTTAATAATTGAGGCCATTTATGCTGACATTATACATGGCAAGCTAGACCAAAAGAATTCACAGTTAGAAGTAGATTATGCAGGATTGGGAAGAGATGTTAGAGCAGCCGATAGCAGAGTGGTGGCTGAAACGTGTGCTGCTTGGGGTGAAGCTTGTGACATGGTGCTAACATGTATTGAAGACCAAGTTGTTAGAGCTAATCATGAGAAGCAGAAAGCCACTAATCACAAAGAAAGAATACAAAGGGAT ATTGCCAATATTAAGAAGTCATTGGTAGTTCAAATTGTTGGAGGTGGAGTGCAGGAGGCTGATATGCCTGGAGGTAGTTCTGGGGCTGGAGGAAGTGAATCTAGTAGAGAAGCATTATCAATTCCTCCAGATCTAAAGAAGAAGCAAATAAAGATCAAAGGTATGAAAAGCAGTG GATCCACTAACCCGGTAAGGCACCATGAAATGAACGATGAATCGAAATGA
- the Csn7 gene encoding COP9 signalosome subunit 7 isoform X3 yields MVYPSAGNIRLTSDENLTKTLIDSRKIYLAFECFLKTGLSQTYTIVYIQLLAYTSKHIQWKKLFSIYKHQTESKMTGSTTTEKSANNPLEQFVLLAKTVKGTAAAELIKQAVETPGVHVFGELLDMPNIKELESGPYVQYWNTLNLFAYGTYRKYLENKDKVLELTPTQKKKLQHLTIVTLATKSRCIPYSVLLDELDIKNVRDLEDLIIEAIYADIIHGKLDQKNSQLEVDYAGLGRDVRAADSRVVAETCAAWGEACDMVLTCIEDQVVRANHEKQKATNHKERIQRDIANIKKSLVVQIVGGGVQEADMPGGSSGAGGSESSREALSIPPDLKKKQIKIKGMKSSVLK; encoded by the exons ATGGTGTATCCCAGTGCCGGCAACATTCGCTTAACGTCAGACGAGAACTTGACAAAGACCCTAATCGATTCAAGGAAAATATATCTTGCCTTCGAGTGTTTCCTTAAAACGGGGTTATCGCA GACTTACACCATTGTATATATTCAGTTACTTGCATACACTTCAAAGCATATTCAgtggaaaaagttattttctatttataaacatCAAACCGA GAGCAAGATGACTGGCAGTACCACCACTGAAAAATCTGCTAACAACCCCTTGGAGCAGTTTGTACTGCTTGCGAAAACTGTCAAAGGGACAGCTGCCGCAGAACTAATAAAACAAGCCGTAGAAACACCAGGTGTTCATGTATTTGGAGAGTTGTTAGATATGCCCAATATTAAAGAGCTAGAGAGTGGGCCATACGTTCAATACTGGAATACTTTGAACTTATTTGCATATGGTAcctatagaaaatatttagagaacAAAGATAAGGTTTTGGAGCTAACACCCACACAGAAAAAGAAGCTGCAGCATTTAACTATTGTAACACTAGCCACAAAATCTAGATGTATACCATACTCTGTGCTCCTCGACGAGCTAGATATAAAGAATGTTAGGGACTTAGAGGATTTAATAATTGAGGCCATTTATGCTGACATTATACATGGCAAGCTAGACCAAAAGAATTCACAGTTAGAAGTAGATTATGCAGGATTGGGAAGAGATGTTAGAGCAGCCGATAGCAGAGTGGTGGCTGAAACGTGTGCTGCTTGGGGTGAAGCTTGTGACATGGTGCTAACATGTATTGAAGACCAAGTTGTTAGAGCTAATCATGAGAAGCAGAAAGCCACTAATCACAAAGAAAGAATACAAAGGGAT ATTGCCAATATTAAGAAGTCATTGGTAGTTCAAATTGTTGGAGGTGGAGTGCAGGAGGCTGATATGCCTGGAGGTAGTTCTGGGGCTGGAGGAAGTGAATCTAGTAGAGAAGCATTATCAATTCCTCCAGATCTAAAGAAGAAGCAAATAAAGATCAAAGGTATGAAAAGCAGTG TCCTAAAATAA